A region from the Acidobacteriota bacterium genome encodes:
- a CDS encoding zinc ribbon domain-containing protein, whose translation MATASPHPKCPQCGAPIDPVEETDFLSCPFCGTRIFLDPAGAVLHLIVEPRIDAAKALQALARWLKNREVVGPIVPVASEIVFFPLWEVTARGAVKIVPGAGAIFDGLDRIQIPPGDAKIFSAERAKGPHGETARIVEASVPLEAALARAAAQPADAVTRLVHVPLVILSYTFFGAPYRAAVDASSGQIYPITVPRSAESRIDVAFAALLASGLVLNLIALFLLRAAPLLSLAILGVVSWGLYALGMKLAGWMES comes from the coding sequence GTGGCGACTGCAAGCCCCCATCCGAAGTGCCCGCAGTGCGGGGCGCCCATCGATCCCGTCGAGGAGACGGACTTCCTCTCGTGCCCCTTCTGCGGAACGCGCATCTTCCTCGACCCCGCAGGGGCCGTCCTCCACCTCATCGTCGAGCCCCGGATCGACGCGGCGAAGGCCCTCCAGGCGCTCGCGCGCTGGCTCAAGAACCGCGAGGTCGTGGGGCCGATCGTCCCCGTCGCCTCGGAGATCGTCTTCTTCCCCCTGTGGGAGGTGACGGCGCGGGGGGCCGTCAAGATCGTTCCCGGCGCCGGCGCGATCTTCGACGGCCTCGATCGGATCCAGATCCCGCCGGGTGACGCGAAGATCTTCTCCGCCGAGCGGGCGAAGGGGCCGCACGGCGAGACGGCGCGGATCGTCGAGGCGTCGGTCCCCCTCGAGGCGGCGCTCGCCCGCGCCGCCGCCCAGCCCGCCGACGCCGTCACGCGCCTCGTGCACGTCCCCCTCGTGATCCTCTCCTACACCTTCTTCGGCGCGCCGTACCGGGCGGCGGTCGACGCGTCGTCGGGCCAGATCTACCCGATCACCGTCCCCCGATCGGCCGAGAGCCGCATCGACGTCGCCTTCGCCGCCCTCCTCGCCTCCGGCCTCGTGCTGAACCTCATCGCCCTCTTCCTCCTTCGCGCGGCGCCGCTGCTGTCCCTCGCGATCCTCGGCGTCGTCTCGTGGGGCCTCTACGCTCTGGGGATGAAGCTCGCCGGCTGGATGGAATCGTGA
- a CDS encoding GAF domain-containing protein, which produces MPEPNPPPEIEPGPTRRPPVRLRVRDAQGFEKTILFQKSLLRIGRDAGSDLRVDHATMAPCHVIILRDGPRYQLTDASGGAGTFLNRKRITTSELGHGDVISFGPDCPYEAHFLVEGERSEDRQGRALKSLLAASRAINSSLVLDQVLDRVMDAVMDVTRADRGFLMLAEPDGSLRARVSRNIARAALDADVLPASRGVIQEVVATRRTVFTMADAAGEARPGSQSLVRLKLKAALCAPILAAEALIGIIYVDYEGRVPDLSVDSPEILEALADHASVAIENARLTERMLLAERVSTVGRMVSSIVHDLRGPLAGIRAAAQLIGEEPLAPRTPRLTAMITTEVDRLSGMAQEILDYCRGGIDLMASPANLSAFLAATIEPMRESLQSRSVSLNLDIKPGLIASIDAPRLERVLRNVIDNAVEAMPDGGLLTISTGTEDGCAVLRVADTGRGMNEEVRRRVFEPFFTHGKKNGNGLGMAIASRVVEAHGGRVRLESAPGEGTTVAVSLPLVAPSAGATASAPEGSFALASR; this is translated from the coding sequence ATGCCAGAGCCCAATCCGCCCCCCGAGATCGAACCCGGCCCGACGCGCCGTCCCCCGGTGCGCCTGCGCGTCCGCGACGCCCAGGGGTTCGAGAAGACGATTCTCTTCCAGAAGAGCCTTCTCCGAATCGGGCGGGACGCGGGAAGCGATCTCCGCGTCGATCACGCGACGATGGCGCCCTGTCACGTCATCATCCTCCGGGACGGCCCCCGCTACCAGCTCACCGACGCGAGCGGAGGGGCCGGCACCTTCCTGAACCGCAAGCGAATCACCACGTCGGAGCTCGGGCACGGGGACGTCATCTCGTTCGGCCCCGACTGTCCGTACGAGGCGCACTTCCTCGTCGAGGGAGAGCGGAGCGAGGACCGCCAGGGGCGGGCGCTGAAGTCGCTCCTGGCGGCGAGCCGGGCCATCAACTCGTCGCTGGTCCTCGACCAGGTTCTCGACAGGGTGATGGACGCCGTGATGGACGTGACCCGGGCCGACAGGGGATTCCTGATGCTCGCCGAGCCCGACGGCTCCCTGCGCGCGCGGGTCTCGCGCAACATCGCTCGCGCCGCCCTCGACGCCGACGTCCTCCCCGCGAGCCGGGGCGTCATCCAGGAGGTCGTCGCGACGCGCCGGACCGTCTTCACGATGGCGGACGCGGCGGGGGAGGCGCGTCCCGGCAGCCAGTCGCTGGTCCGGCTGAAGCTGAAGGCGGCCCTCTGCGCGCCGATCCTCGCGGCGGAAGCCCTCATCGGGATCATCTACGTGGACTACGAAGGGCGTGTGCCGGACCTCAGCGTGGACTCCCCCGAGATCCTCGAGGCGCTGGCCGATCACGCCTCGGTCGCGATCGAGAATGCCCGCCTGACCGAGCGGATGCTCCTCGCGGAGCGCGTCAGCACCGTCGGCCGCATGGTCTCGTCGATCGTGCACGACCTGCGGGGCCCGCTCGCCGGAATCCGGGCGGCCGCCCAGCTCATCGGCGAGGAGCCCCTCGCGCCGAGAACCCCGCGCCTCACCGCGATGATCACGACGGAGGTGGATCGCCTCTCGGGAATGGCGCAGGAGATCCTCGACTACTGCCGCGGCGGCATCGACCTGATGGCCTCTCCGGCGAATCTGTCCGCTTTCCTCGCCGCGACGATCGAGCCGATGCGCGAGTCGCTCCAGTCGCGGTCGGTGAGCCTCAACCTCGACATCAAGCCGGGCCTCATCGCATCGATCGACGCGCCGCGGCTCGAGCGCGTCCTCCGGAACGTCATCGACAACGCCGTCGAGGCGATGCCCGACGGGGGTCTGCTCACGATCTCGACGGGGACCGAGGACGGGTGCGCGGTTCTCCGCGTCGCCGACACGGGGCGCGGGATGAACGAGGAGGTCCGCCGCCGCGTCTTCGAGCCCTTCTTCACGCACGGGAAGAAGAACGGAAACGGCCTCGGCATGGCGATCGCCTCGCGGGTCGTCGAGGCGCACGGCGGGCGCGTGCGCCTCGAGAGCGCGCCCGGTGAGGGGACGACGGTGGCCGTGAGCCTTCCCCTCGTCGCGCCGTCGGCGGGCGCGACCGCGTCCGCGCCCGAAGGCTCGTTCGCGCTCGCATCCCGCTGA
- a CDS encoding LytTR family transcriptional regulator, whose product MSLKVCLAGAPVARADLEMILRRESQVEMVGGAQAADLVFAEVRRDDTTAWQTAATITASGAPDLALLPEKDPRLIRACDRYGVRYAFSPLTPSGVRSILRTAHERLAAESPADRRKRIAAFLEEARRQPAYAERLAIRTRGARSVLRIEEIDWIESAANYVHVHAGGAAHVVRGTINEIEATLDPRRFTRIHRCRIVNLERIRECRSVANGRFELVLGDGTTLEMSRGNRRKFPLLASARTLRA is encoded by the coding sequence ATGAGCCTCAAGGTTTGCCTGGCCGGCGCGCCGGTGGCCAGGGCGGATCTCGAGATGATCCTGCGTCGGGAGTCGCAGGTGGAGATGGTCGGCGGAGCGCAGGCCGCCGACCTCGTCTTCGCCGAGGTGCGGAGGGACGACACCACGGCGTGGCAGACCGCGGCGACCATCACGGCCTCGGGCGCCCCGGACCTCGCGCTCCTGCCTGAGAAGGACCCGCGGCTGATCCGGGCGTGCGACCGGTACGGCGTCCGGTACGCCTTCTCGCCGCTGACCCCGAGCGGCGTCCGGTCGATCCTGAGAACCGCGCACGAGAGGCTCGCGGCGGAGTCTCCGGCCGACCGCCGAAAGCGCATCGCCGCGTTTCTCGAGGAGGCGCGCCGTCAGCCCGCCTACGCCGAGCGCCTCGCGATCCGCACCCGCGGCGCGCGCTCGGTCCTCCGCATCGAGGAGATCGACTGGATCGAGTCGGCGGCGAACTACGTCCACGTTCACGCCGGAGGGGCCGCGCACGTCGTGCGAGGCACGATCAACGAGATCGAGGCCACGCTCGATCCCAGGCGGTTCACCCGCATCCACCGCTGCCGCATCGTGAACCTGGAGCGGATCCGGGAGTGCCGCTCCGTCGCCAACGGGCGCTTCGAGCTGGTTCTCGGGGACGGGACCACTCTCGAGATGAGCCGCGGTAACAGGCGCAAGTTCCCGCTCCTGGCCTCGGCCCGCACCCTCCGCGCCTGA
- a CDS encoding TonB-dependent receptor yields the protein MTKEKCALALAVVAVFTSAVFAQATTATLKGQIVDTDGTGLPGVPVTVMSKTHGDAKKTVMTDIEGHYKFQLLPPANDYTIGVAYPSFAPLELGPIDLDPGKTTVQNVTLRSAEELTTKVEVVAHGTIVDTESTKTASNFNTEFIEGLPIIGHNFQDILTLTPGVTDTDGDGNPNVQGARATGLQIRLDGGNITDPVSGTFGQNLNLDAVEEIEVITSGASAEFGRADGGFANIITKSGGNDFEGSFKLFWQGRFLNGNGATANNDTQFTRNQPQGDLRRLSPFITGGGALKKDKVWYFATIEFINQANAVSLGGSSFETSNVGHNAFGKITWQVNSDNKLAAQYNDDPRTFRGGFLGFGVDADSDATFIQGARTPQLRWTSIISPTLLLETLFTHFDSGIAIVPVSNLFKISDVSTIVNRQGNSLSLQALYPVKQCSVPGGGFIQNCDPSQGRLSIFQIDLLNGTTTGPFPVRTDDSRKRDSIKTDLSYTIEDAWGEHQIKSGFEFAEESFADSPITNPVLTDLLQACPECRDQNGQPIPNAVKGVQTLTVSQPTVVDQRATSFNSAAYLTDTWKPKQNLSVQLGMRFDREDINSSGFTAFNPRTERKKSINIVNSLCADAQRVYALGGASNSGASCVLNSNFEPSAPLRYTMDAATPESLRKFDVDLDGTFDSGKDGPVWTNPYTTFPDRLPENFEIRNLNMSPRLSVSWDPMADGKTKVFGTWGRFYDRLFLSTVIPEIGPDTVNFTFQPDPSAHVLKEDTVSERTSAVSVTQVDRGLKTPFTDTFSMGFERELAPEWSAKVTYTQRLGWDLVQDTDINHALCAQYGSLFGISPQTICPLYTKILPNGKQRVVLSDDLFGSLGVKAPNTAPDLYNVNQNFNQVLRIGNSNASQFHSVALEVVKRLHRNWQMNASYTYSISKGNAEAFQSPLGNDPATIDKEKGYLAFDQRHRVVVIATSHLPKDVEVGTTLTWEGGTPYSVLSQVLDEDNIGNVNQRVFFPTGRRNDQRNGNFWNIDTQITKRFHIGKVQASAQFAVKNVLNMDDETLSSYRISSFNGLELGPGPLGLRRFGRFWEIGTSFNF from the coding sequence GTGACTAAGGAGAAGTGTGCCCTGGCCCTGGCGGTCGTCGCCGTCTTCACGAGCGCCGTCTTCGCTCAGGCGACGACCGCGACGCTCAAGGGACAGATCGTCGATACGGATGGAACGGGATTGCCGGGCGTGCCGGTCACCGTCATGAGCAAGACGCACGGCGACGCGAAGAAGACGGTCATGACCGACATCGAGGGGCACTACAAGTTCCAGCTTCTCCCTCCAGCCAACGACTACACGATCGGAGTGGCGTACCCCAGCTTCGCGCCGCTCGAGCTGGGCCCCATCGACCTCGATCCTGGCAAGACGACCGTGCAGAACGTCACCCTCCGCTCCGCGGAGGAGCTGACCACGAAAGTCGAGGTCGTCGCGCACGGGACCATCGTCGACACCGAGAGCACGAAGACGGCGAGCAACTTCAACACCGAGTTCATCGAGGGGCTCCCGATCATCGGCCACAACTTCCAGGACATCCTGACCCTCACGCCGGGCGTCACCGACACCGACGGGGACGGGAATCCCAACGTCCAGGGGGCCCGGGCCACCGGACTCCAGATCCGCCTCGACGGCGGGAACATCACCGATCCGGTCTCCGGGACCTTCGGCCAGAACCTGAACCTGGACGCGGTCGAGGAGATCGAGGTCATCACCTCCGGGGCGAGCGCCGAGTTCGGCCGGGCCGACGGCGGGTTCGCGAACATCATCACCAAGTCGGGCGGCAACGACTTCGAGGGATCCTTCAAGCTCTTCTGGCAGGGGCGGTTTCTGAACGGCAACGGCGCCACCGCGAACAACGACACGCAATTCACGAGAAACCAGCCGCAGGGCGACCTGCGCCGGCTCTCGCCGTTCATCACTGGCGGCGGGGCGCTCAAGAAAGACAAGGTCTGGTACTTCGCGACGATCGAGTTCATCAATCAGGCGAACGCGGTCAGCCTCGGAGGCTCGAGCTTCGAGACCTCGAATGTCGGCCACAACGCCTTCGGCAAGATCACGTGGCAGGTCAACTCCGACAACAAGCTGGCCGCGCAGTACAACGACGACCCCCGAACGTTTCGCGGGGGCTTCCTTGGGTTCGGAGTCGACGCGGATTCGGACGCGACCTTCATTCAGGGGGCGCGCACGCCGCAGCTGCGGTGGACGTCGATCATCTCACCGACGCTGCTCCTCGAGACGCTCTTCACCCATTTCGATTCGGGCATTGCCATCGTGCCCGTGTCGAATCTGTTCAAGATCTCCGACGTCTCGACGATCGTGAACCGGCAGGGAAACAGCCTGTCTCTCCAGGCACTCTATCCGGTGAAGCAGTGCTCCGTTCCCGGAGGCGGCTTCATTCAGAACTGCGACCCGAGCCAGGGAAGGCTTTCCATCTTCCAGATCGACCTGCTGAACGGGACGACGACGGGGCCGTTCCCGGTGCGCACCGACGACTCGCGAAAGCGCGACTCGATCAAGACCGATCTGAGCTACACGATCGAGGACGCCTGGGGCGAGCACCAGATCAAGTCCGGGTTCGAGTTCGCCGAGGAGTCCTTCGCGGACAGCCCGATCACCAACCCGGTCCTGACGGACTTGCTGCAGGCCTGCCCCGAGTGCCGGGATCAGAACGGCCAGCCCATTCCGAACGCCGTCAAGGGAGTCCAGACCCTCACCGTCTCCCAGCCGACCGTGGTTGACCAGCGCGCCACGAGCTTCAACTCGGCTGCGTACCTCACCGACACCTGGAAGCCCAAGCAGAACCTCTCCGTCCAGCTCGGCATGCGGTTCGACAGGGAGGACATCAACTCCTCGGGGTTCACGGCGTTCAATCCCAGGACCGAGAGGAAGAAGTCGATCAACATCGTGAACTCGCTCTGCGCCGACGCGCAGCGCGTGTACGCCCTGGGCGGAGCGTCCAACAGCGGCGCCAGCTGCGTGCTGAACTCCAACTTCGAGCCGAGTGCGCCTCTCCGTTACACGATGGACGCCGCCACGCCCGAGTCGCTCCGCAAGTTCGACGTCGATCTCGACGGGACGTTCGACAGCGGCAAGGACGGTCCGGTGTGGACCAACCCCTACACGACGTTTCCCGATCGTCTCCCGGAGAACTTCGAGATCAGGAACCTCAACATGTCGCCGCGGCTGAGCGTCTCGTGGGATCCGATGGCCGACGGGAAGACCAAGGTCTTCGGCACGTGGGGACGATTCTATGACCGGCTCTTCCTGTCCACCGTGATTCCGGAGATCGGCCCCGACACCGTGAACTTCACCTTCCAGCCCGATCCGAGCGCCCACGTGCTGAAGGAGGACACGGTCTCGGAGCGAACGTCCGCGGTCTCGGTGACCCAGGTCGATCGAGGCCTGAAGACTCCCTTCACCGACACCTTCTCCATGGGCTTCGAGCGGGAGCTCGCGCCCGAGTGGTCGGCGAAGGTGACCTACACGCAGCGCCTCGGCTGGGATCTCGTCCAGGACACCGACATCAACCACGCCCTCTGCGCGCAGTACGGCTCGCTCTTCGGCATCTCGCCGCAGACCATCTGCCCGCTGTACACGAAGATTCTCCCCAACGGCAAGCAGAGGGTCGTCCTCAGCGACGATCTCTTCGGATCGCTCGGCGTCAAGGCCCCGAACACCGCGCCCGACCTCTACAACGTGAACCAGAACTTCAACCAGGTGCTGCGCATCGGGAACTCGAACGCCTCCCAGTTCCACTCGGTCGCGCTCGAGGTCGTCAAGAGGCTGCACCGGAACTGGCAGATGAACGCGAGCTACACGTACTCCATCTCGAAGGGGAACGCCGAGGCGTTCCAGTCCCCGCTCGGCAACGATCCGGCCACGATCGACAAGGAGAAGGGATACCTCGCCTTCGACCAGCGCCACCGGGTGGTCGTCATCGCGACGTCGCACCTTCCGAAGGACGTCGAAGTCGGGACGACTCTGACGTGGGAGGGGGGCACCCCGTACTCGGTGCTCTCGCAGGTGCTCGACGAGGACAACATCGGGAACGTGAATCAGCGCGTCTTCTTTCCGACGGGGCGCCGCAACGACCAGCGCAACGGAAACTTCTGGAACATCGACACGCAGATCACGAAGCGCTTCCACATCGGCAAGGTCCAGGCGTCGGCGCAGTTCGCCGTGAAGAACGTGCTCAACATGGACGACGAGACACTGTCCTCCTATCGCATCTCGTCGTTCAACGGACTGGAGCTCGGGCCGGGGCCGCTGGGCCTCCGTCGGTTCGGGCGATTCTGGGAGATCGGGACCAGCTTCAACTTCTGA
- a CDS encoding amidohydrolase family protein encodes MVYIPRAVRPQGPGFRALLLSIALSAVTITPASAGEAPEPAILAVVGGTLIDGTGADPVPDSAVIIVGDRIVAAGPRRQIRIPAGAVPVDATDLTVIPGLIDMHVHLRAEVDLRAFLDHGVTSVRHLGDVPLEEIIALKQAVDAGARPGPRIFHCGLFVVSEPPLKPEMYPPADLALFEVMHAPSDAPATVQRLLDAGADVVKVKTEMSPACLQALGAAAADAGLPLAFDNGGETGSYDALAALGAGARSVEHLTGIPFDDPEAVDRVLAKMVELGAFADPTLVVLDRTYAASRVARREEFIRRFAAAGGRVVAGTDVPTRGLAPGVSLHQEMERLVAAGLSPKSALLAATGNAGRALGFQGLVGTIEAGAYADLLVVAGDPLKEIRNADRVLRIFKGGVEYLPGPDEEN; translated from the coding sequence GTGGTCTACATTCCCCGGGCCGTGCGCCCCCAAGGACCTGGCTTCCGCGCCCTCCTCCTCTCGATCGCGCTCAGCGCGGTGACCATCACGCCCGCCTCCGCGGGCGAAGCGCCCGAGCCCGCCATCCTCGCCGTCGTCGGGGGCACGCTCATCGACGGAACGGGCGCGGATCCCGTCCCCGACAGCGCCGTGATCATCGTCGGCGATCGAATCGTCGCCGCCGGGCCGAGACGCCAGATCCGGATCCCGGCCGGCGCCGTTCCGGTGGACGCGACCGATCTCACGGTGATCCCGGGGCTCATCGACATGCACGTGCACCTGCGCGCCGAGGTCGACCTCCGGGCGTTCCTCGATCACGGCGTCACGTCGGTGCGGCACCTCGGGGACGTGCCGCTCGAGGAGATCATCGCGCTCAAGCAGGCCGTCGACGCCGGCGCGCGCCCGGGGCCGCGGATCTTCCACTGCGGGCTCTTCGTCGTGAGCGAGCCGCCGCTCAAGCCCGAGATGTACCCGCCTGCGGATCTCGCTCTCTTCGAGGTGATGCACGCGCCCTCGGACGCGCCCGCGACGGTCCAGCGCCTTCTCGACGCGGGGGCCGATGTCGTGAAGGTGAAGACGGAGATGTCCCCCGCGTGCCTGCAGGCGTTGGGCGCCGCGGCGGCCGACGCGGGCCTGCCGCTCGCCTTCGACAACGGCGGAGAGACGGGGAGCTACGACGCGCTCGCGGCCCTCGGCGCGGGGGCCCGGAGCGTCGAGCACCTCACCGGAATCCCCTTCGACGATCCGGAGGCCGTCGATCGGGTTCTCGCGAAGATGGTCGAGCTCGGGGCGTTCGCCGACCCGACGCTGGTCGTCCTCGACCGGACCTACGCCGCGAGCCGCGTCGCGCGGCGCGAGGAGTTCATCCGGCGCTTCGCCGCGGCGGGGGGGAGGGTCGTCGCGGGGACCGACGTGCCGACGCGCGGCCTCGCGCCGGGAGTCAGCCTGCACCAGGAGATGGAGCGGCTCGTGGCCGCGGGACTGTCGCCGAAATCGGCGCTTCTGGCCGCCACGGGGAACGCCGGCCGCGCGCTCGGCTTCCAGGGACTGGTCGGCACCATCGAGGCGGGGGCGTACGCCGACCTCCTCGTCGTGGCGGGCGATCCTCTCAAGGAGATCCGGAACGCGGATCGCGTTCTGCGCATCTTCAAGGGCGGGGTCGAGTACCTGCCGGGGCCCGACGAGGAGAACTAA